In Cicer arietinum cultivar CDC Frontier isolate Library 1 chromosome 7, Cicar.CDCFrontier_v2.0, whole genome shotgun sequence, a single window of DNA contains:
- the LOC101508386 gene encoding uncharacterized protein isoform X2, translated as MIGMEKEEDVPRAVDTAANGNSSLSSVIHSPKGDNNGSQSQLQRLQYQVTKLFKGFSSPPDVENTNYNPEILTTLKRQWAANFQLKYMDRRSWKEPSRLFESMVVVGLHPNCDIQALHRQFVDRKFEGSRKLRSALGCQNQSPNIEPQVQAVERTPSMSELNEIFFGQGHLKEMDLSFVFRLQGADNSTLYGCCVLVEELVHNPSGLVSLISEQPSCSSLRRYILTTQRCYCVLTRLPFFELHFGVLNSIFTQERLEKLKKSVGDVNLEFAQGSYDEENSEGNSESVLVGDGIIEDRFHENSLISQSRVRTSTSENIVGDDHPENLMLGGELQSYKERTNHDSVVLVPTEHETDRTTTKEESCPTISEDNDQYGDSFATNKESEDRRSPNAILPLLRCCQYESSESSCSLQGSPCEDKNFKSDIEDNETEDASFSGREDLQDLSDILEWALENDHGPLQIICAYYRLSCPDRGSALTFHPLEHLHPLEYHRPAGTVLCHTGSTVDLKNCSTGLELTDAHNALVVEEATSLSIWTIACLCGTLRLENLLTFFAGVLLEKQIVVACSNLGILSASVLSVIPLIQPYRWQSLLMPVLPNDMLEFLDAPVPYIIGIKKETSEIQSKFTSVIVVDANRNQVKSPTIPQLPRQKELISSLRPYHATLVGESYLGRRRPVYECTEVQIGAAKGFLSVLRSYLDSLCYNIPSHTITNVQTNDDKVSLLLKESFIGSFPYTERPFMKLFVDTQLFSVHTDIVLSSLQKE; from the exons ATGATTGGAatggaaaaagaagaagatgtTCCTAGAGCTGTTGATACTGCTGCTAATGGTAATTCTTCACTGTCCTCTGTCATACATTCACCAAAAGGTGATAACAATGGTAGCCAAAGCCAACTTCAAAGGCTTCAGTATCAAGTTACAAAATTGTTTAAGGGCTTTTCAAGTCCACCTGATGTTGAAAACACAAATTACAATCCTGAAATTCTGACTACTTTGAAGCGTCAATGGGCTGCAAATTTTCAGTTGAAGTACATG GACCGTAGGTCTTGGAAGGAGCCCTCACGACTGTTTGAGAGCATGGTAGTTGTTGGACTTCACCCTAATTGTGATATTCAGGCACTGCATAGGCAATTTGTTGATAGAAAATTTGAAGGATCTCGTAAATTGAGAAGTGCACTTGGTTGTCAGAATCAATCTCCCAATATAGAACCTCAG GTTCAAGCAGTTGAGAGAACCCCTTCCATGAGTGAATTGAATGAGATTTTTTTTGGGCAG GGACACCTTAAAGAAATGGATCTGTCATTTGTATTTAGATTACAG GGAGCTGACAATTCAACACTTTATGGGTGTTGTGTTTTAGTTGAAGAACTAGTGCATAATCCATCTGGATTGGTGTCTCTGATTTCTGAGCAACCATCTTGCTCTTCTTTAAGACGCTATATATTAACCACTCAGAGATGTTACTGCGTTCTTACAAGGCTTCCATTTTTTGAACTTCACTTTGGTGTATTAAATAG CATCTTCACTCAAGAGAGGCTAGAGAAGTTGAAGAAAAGTGTTGGAGATGTAAATTTAGAATTTGCTCAAGGTAGCTATGATGAAGAAAACTCAGAGGGAAATTCAGAGAGTGTGTTGGTGGGCGATGGAATAATAGAAGATAGATTTCATGAAAATTCATTAATTTCTCAATCAAGAGTAAGAACATCTACATCTGAAAACATTGTTGGTGATGATCATCCGGAGAACCTAATGCTTGGTGGAGAACTGCAGTCATATAAGGAGAGAACCAATCATGATAGTGTCGTGCTTGTGCCTACTGAGCATGAAACTGATAGGACCACAACCAAAGAAGAATCCTGCCCTACAATTTCTGAAGATAATGATCAATATGGAGATTCTTTTGCAACCAATAAAGAATCAGAAGATAGGCGTTCACCCAATGCTATTTTGCCCCTCCTGCGCTGTTGCCAGTATGAAAGCTCTGAATCGTCCTGCAG TTTACAAGGCTCACCTTGTGAAGACAAAAATTTCAAGAGCGACATTGAGGATAATGAGACGGAAGATGCATCTTTTTCTGGCCGAGAGGATTTGCAAGACTTGAGTGATATTCTTGAATGGGCTTTG GAAAATGACCACGGACCACTACAAATTATATGCGCATATTACCGACTAAGTTGTCCTGACCGGGGTTCAGCACTTACATTTCATCCTTTGGAGCACCTACATCCCTTGGAATATCATAGACCAGCTGggacagtcctatgtcatacTGGTTCAACAGTTGATTTGAAAAACTGCAGTACCGGTCTGGAGCTAACTGAT GCACATAATGCTCTTGTGGTGGAAGAGGCAACTTCGTTATCTATATGGACTATAGCTTGCTTATGTGGTACCTTGAGACTTGAAAAT TTGTTAACATTCTTTGCTGGAGTCCTGCTGGAGAAGCAAATAGTTGTTGCCTGTTCTAATTTG GGAATCCTATCTGCGTCAGTTTTATCAGTTATTCCGCTAATCCAGCCTTACCGATGGCAAAGCCTGCTAATGCCA GTTTTACCAAATGACATGCTTGAGTTTTTAGATGCACCTGTCCCTTATATA ATTGGTATCAAGAAAGAGACCAGTGAAATCCAGTCAAAGTTTACCAGTGTTATTGTGGTTGATGCCAACAGAAACCAG GTGAAGTCACCAACAATACCACAATTGCCAAGACAGAAGGAGCTAATATCTTCTTTACGCCCTTATCATGCAACTCTTGTAGGAGAAAGTTACTTGGGAAGGAGAAGGCCAGTGTATGAATGCACAGAAGTGCAG ATTGGAGCTGCAAAAGGTTTCCTTTCGGTGTTGAGGTCTTATTTGGATTCACTTTGCTATAACATCCCTTCTCACACAATTACCAATGTACAAACAAATGACGATAAG GTATCTTTGCTTTTGAAGGAGAGTTTCATCGGCTCGTTCCCGTATACCGAGCGGCCTTTCATGAAG CTTTTCGTGGATACACAGCTTTTTTCTGTACACACAGACATTGTCCTCTCATCTTTACAAAAGGAATAG
- the LOC101508386 gene encoding uncharacterized protein isoform X1 has translation MIGMEKEEDVPRAVDTAANGNSSLSSVIHSPKGDNNGSQSQLQRLQYQVTKLFKGFSSPPDVENTNYNPEILTTLKRQWAANFQLKYMDRRSWKEPSRLFESMVVVGLHPNCDIQALHRQFVDRKFEGSRKLRSALGCQNQSPNIEPQVLFVYPPEKRLPLKTKDLLSFCFPGGLEVQAVERTPSMSELNEIFFGQGHLKEMDLSFVFRLQGADNSTLYGCCVLVEELVHNPSGLVSLISEQPSCSSLRRYILTTQRCYCVLTRLPFFELHFGVLNSIFTQERLEKLKKSVGDVNLEFAQGSYDEENSEGNSESVLVGDGIIEDRFHENSLISQSRVRTSTSENIVGDDHPENLMLGGELQSYKERTNHDSVVLVPTEHETDRTTTKEESCPTISEDNDQYGDSFATNKESEDRRSPNAILPLLRCCQYESSESSCSLQGSPCEDKNFKSDIEDNETEDASFSGREDLQDLSDILEWALENDHGPLQIICAYYRLSCPDRGSALTFHPLEHLHPLEYHRPAGTVLCHTGSTVDLKNCSTGLELTDAHNALVVEEATSLSIWTIACLCGTLRLENLLTFFAGVLLEKQIVVACSNLGILSASVLSVIPLIQPYRWQSLLMPVLPNDMLEFLDAPVPYIIGIKKETSEIQSKFTSVIVVDANRNQVKSPTIPQLPRQKELISSLRPYHATLVGESYLGRRRPVYECTEVQIGAAKGFLSVLRSYLDSLCYNIPSHTITNVQTNDDKVSLLLKESFIGSFPYTERPFMKLFVDTQLFSVHTDIVLSSLQKE, from the exons ATGATTGGAatggaaaaagaagaagatgtTCCTAGAGCTGTTGATACTGCTGCTAATGGTAATTCTTCACTGTCCTCTGTCATACATTCACCAAAAGGTGATAACAATGGTAGCCAAAGCCAACTTCAAAGGCTTCAGTATCAAGTTACAAAATTGTTTAAGGGCTTTTCAAGTCCACCTGATGTTGAAAACACAAATTACAATCCTGAAATTCTGACTACTTTGAAGCGTCAATGGGCTGCAAATTTTCAGTTGAAGTACATG GACCGTAGGTCTTGGAAGGAGCCCTCACGACTGTTTGAGAGCATGGTAGTTGTTGGACTTCACCCTAATTGTGATATTCAGGCACTGCATAGGCAATTTGTTGATAGAAAATTTGAAGGATCTCGTAAATTGAGAAGTGCACTTGGTTGTCAGAATCAATCTCCCAATATAGAACCTCAG GTCTTGTTTGTTTATCCTCCAGAAAAGCGACTGCCTCTGAAAACCAAGGACCTTCTTTCTTTCTGCTTTCCTGGAGGCTTGGAG GTTCAAGCAGTTGAGAGAACCCCTTCCATGAGTGAATTGAATGAGATTTTTTTTGGGCAG GGACACCTTAAAGAAATGGATCTGTCATTTGTATTTAGATTACAG GGAGCTGACAATTCAACACTTTATGGGTGTTGTGTTTTAGTTGAAGAACTAGTGCATAATCCATCTGGATTGGTGTCTCTGATTTCTGAGCAACCATCTTGCTCTTCTTTAAGACGCTATATATTAACCACTCAGAGATGTTACTGCGTTCTTACAAGGCTTCCATTTTTTGAACTTCACTTTGGTGTATTAAATAG CATCTTCACTCAAGAGAGGCTAGAGAAGTTGAAGAAAAGTGTTGGAGATGTAAATTTAGAATTTGCTCAAGGTAGCTATGATGAAGAAAACTCAGAGGGAAATTCAGAGAGTGTGTTGGTGGGCGATGGAATAATAGAAGATAGATTTCATGAAAATTCATTAATTTCTCAATCAAGAGTAAGAACATCTACATCTGAAAACATTGTTGGTGATGATCATCCGGAGAACCTAATGCTTGGTGGAGAACTGCAGTCATATAAGGAGAGAACCAATCATGATAGTGTCGTGCTTGTGCCTACTGAGCATGAAACTGATAGGACCACAACCAAAGAAGAATCCTGCCCTACAATTTCTGAAGATAATGATCAATATGGAGATTCTTTTGCAACCAATAAAGAATCAGAAGATAGGCGTTCACCCAATGCTATTTTGCCCCTCCTGCGCTGTTGCCAGTATGAAAGCTCTGAATCGTCCTGCAG TTTACAAGGCTCACCTTGTGAAGACAAAAATTTCAAGAGCGACATTGAGGATAATGAGACGGAAGATGCATCTTTTTCTGGCCGAGAGGATTTGCAAGACTTGAGTGATATTCTTGAATGGGCTTTG GAAAATGACCACGGACCACTACAAATTATATGCGCATATTACCGACTAAGTTGTCCTGACCGGGGTTCAGCACTTACATTTCATCCTTTGGAGCACCTACATCCCTTGGAATATCATAGACCAGCTGggacagtcctatgtcatacTGGTTCAACAGTTGATTTGAAAAACTGCAGTACCGGTCTGGAGCTAACTGAT GCACATAATGCTCTTGTGGTGGAAGAGGCAACTTCGTTATCTATATGGACTATAGCTTGCTTATGTGGTACCTTGAGACTTGAAAAT TTGTTAACATTCTTTGCTGGAGTCCTGCTGGAGAAGCAAATAGTTGTTGCCTGTTCTAATTTG GGAATCCTATCTGCGTCAGTTTTATCAGTTATTCCGCTAATCCAGCCTTACCGATGGCAAAGCCTGCTAATGCCA GTTTTACCAAATGACATGCTTGAGTTTTTAGATGCACCTGTCCCTTATATA ATTGGTATCAAGAAAGAGACCAGTGAAATCCAGTCAAAGTTTACCAGTGTTATTGTGGTTGATGCCAACAGAAACCAG GTGAAGTCACCAACAATACCACAATTGCCAAGACAGAAGGAGCTAATATCTTCTTTACGCCCTTATCATGCAACTCTTGTAGGAGAAAGTTACTTGGGAAGGAGAAGGCCAGTGTATGAATGCACAGAAGTGCAG ATTGGAGCTGCAAAAGGTTTCCTTTCGGTGTTGAGGTCTTATTTGGATTCACTTTGCTATAACATCCCTTCTCACACAATTACCAATGTACAAACAAATGACGATAAG GTATCTTTGCTTTTGAAGGAGAGTTTCATCGGCTCGTTCCCGTATACCGAGCGGCCTTTCATGAAG CTTTTCGTGGATACACAGCTTTTTTCTGTACACACAGACATTGTCCTCTCATCTTTACAAAAGGAATAG
- the LOC101508907 gene encoding 12-oxophytodienoate reductase 3, protein MADNSSSRQGELGSTLFSPYNVGNFNLSHRIVLAPMTRCRALKGIPNAAVGEYYGQRSTPGGLLISEGTSISPTAAGFPHVPGIYSEEQVEAWKNVVNAVHAKGSIIFCQLWHVGRASHSLLQPGGVAPISSTSKPLSKRWRVLLPDGSYAVYPEPRPLTTSEIQQIVQHYRHSAINAIRAGFDGIEIHGAHGYLIDQFLKDGINDRTDEYGGSVENRCRFLIQVVRTVVSAIGAERVGVRISPAIDHLDATDSNPLGLGLAVIERLNNIQKEFGKKLSYLHVTQPRYIAYRKTKSGREEEEAHLIRNLRKAYEGTFMCSGGFTRKLGIEAVAQGDADLVSFGRLFISNPDLVLRFKLNAPLNKYNRKTFYTYDPVIGYTDYPFLNKGNGTKQIVARL, encoded by the exons atgGCTGACAATTCCAGTTCAAGACAAGGAGAATTAGGCAGCACCCTTTTTTCTCCTTACAACGTTGGAAACTTCAACCTCTCTCATAG AATAGTGTTAGCGCCGATGACGAGATGCAGAGCGTTGAAGGGAATTCCAAACGCAGCGGTTGGTGAATACTACGGTCAAAGATCAACTCCGGGTGGTTTGCTGATCAGCGAAGGAACCTCCATTTCTCCCACTGCTGCTGG GTTTCCCCATGTACCTGGAATATATTCAGAGGAACAAGTTGAGGCATGGAAAAATGTAGTGAATGCTGTGCATGCCAAAGGCAGCATTATCTTTTGTCAACTATGGCATGTTGGCCGTGCATCACATTCTC TGCTTCAGCCAGGTGGGGTTGCGCCGATTTCGTCCACGTCCAAACCTCTTTCAAAGAGATGGAGAGTTCTCTTGCCAGATGGATCCTATGCTGTCTACCCGGAGCCTCGACCACTTACCACTTCTGAGATACAACAAATAGTCCAACATTATCGCCACTCTGCTATTAATGCAATTCGAGCAG GTTTTGATGGAATTGAAATTCACGGAGCACACGGGTATTTGATTGATCAATTCTTGAAGGACGGGATCAACGATCGAACAGATGAATATGGTGGATCAGTTGAAAATCGATGCAGGTTCTTAATTCAAGTGGTTCGAACAGTTGTTTCTGCTATCGGAGCAGAAAGAGTTGGTGTGAGAATTTCACCAGCAATTGATCACCTTGATGCTACTGATTCCAACCCACTTGGATTAGGCTTAGCAGTGATTGAGAGACTAAACAATATCCAGAAAGAGTTTGGTAAAAAACTCAGCTATCTTCATGTAACTCAACCACGATATATAGCTTATAGAAAAACTAAGTCTGgcagagaagaagaagaagctcaTTTGATTAGGAACTTGAGAAAAGCTTATGAGGGAACATTCATGTGCAGTGGTGGATTCACTAGGAAGTTAGGAATAGAAGCTGTAGCTCAAGGTGATGCTGATTTGGTATCGTTTGGTCGTCTTTTTATCTCTAATCCTGATTTGGTCTTAAGGTTTAAGCTTAATGCACCTTTAAACAAGTATAACAGGAAGACATTTTACACTTATGATCCTGTTATAGGCTACACAGATTATCCTTTCCTCAACAAAGGAAATGGGACTAAACAGATAGTTGCACGCCTTtga